The Punica granatum isolate Tunisia-2019 chromosome 4, ASM765513v2, whole genome shotgun sequence genome has a window encoding:
- the LOC116205228 gene encoding L-2-hydroxyglutarate dehydrogenase, mitochondrial, with product MRRCSILRILLASSFTLSSSPPSYPLSRNLSSAQRHRRSFAGSSEAMRNSCSAPRESADCVVIGAGVVGLAVARQLAIAGRDVLVLDSAPTFGTGTSSRNSEVIHAGIYYPRGSLKPEFCVRGRELLYKYCSQHKIPHKQIGKLIVATGPSEVPKLTDIMNRGIQNGVYGLRLMDGSEATRMEPELWCEKAVFSPVTGIIDTHSLMLTLMGEAENHGTTFSFNTVVTGAHIEENSIHLRISDTKHLESCNEKIPPNPDLILVPKFVVNSAGLSAPLLAKRIHGLDMQVVPPTYFARGCYFTLSSTKKSPFERLIYPLPEDGGIGVHVTLDLNGQVKFGPDVEWINGVDDVSSFLNRFDYSVSASRAERFYPAIRKYYPNLKDGSLEPGYAGIRPKLSGPQQSPKDFVVQGEDIHGISGLVSLFGIESPGLTSSMAIAEYVVSRYLNVQ from the exons ATGCGTCGGTGTTCAATTCTGAGGATTCTACTCGCAAGCTCCttcacattatcatcatcacCGCCGTCGTACCCCTTGTCGAGGAATCTCTCATCAGCTCAGCGGCACCGCCGCAGCTTCGCCGGAAGCAGCGAAGCTATGAGGAACAGCTGCTCAGCGCCCAGAGAGAGCGCTGACTGCGTGGTGATAGGCGCCGGCGTGGTTGGGCTCGCCGTGGCGAGGCAGCTGGCGATCGCCGGCCGAGATGTTCTGGTGCTCGACTCCGCCCCGACCTTCGGCACCGGCACGAGCTCCCGCAACAGCGAAGTGATCCACGCCGGCATTTACTATCCCCGCGGTTCTCTCAAG CCAGAGTTTTGCGTGAGGGGGAGGGAATTGCTGTACAAATACTGCTCTCAGCACAAAATTCCGCATAAGCAAATAGGGAAGCTCATAGTTGCTACGGGGCCATCGGAGGTTCCGAAGCTGACCGATATCATGAACCGGGGAATACAAAACGGGGTTTATGGACTCAGGTTGATGGATGGCTCTGAAGCCACGAGAATGGAACCCGAGCTGTGGTGCGAGAAGGCCGTGTTTTCCCCTGTTACCGGGATTATCGATACTCATTCTCTGATGCTAACGCTAATG GGGGAAGCTGAAAATCACGGAACGACCTTCTCATTTAATACAGTTGTTACTGGTGCACATATTGAAGAGAATTCcattcatcttcgtatttctGATACCAAACATCTCGAGAGCTGCAATGAGAAAATTCCACCAAATCCAGATCTTATACTGGTGCCCAAGTTCGTTGTCAACTCAGCAGGCTTAAGTGCTCCTCTCCTTGCAAAGAGAATTCATGGCCTAGATATGCAAGTAGTTCCTCCTACGTATTTTGCTCGCGGCTGCTACTTCACCCTATCAAGCACCAAGAAATCTCCATTTGAACGTCTTATATACCCATTACCTGAGGACGGTGGTATTGGAGTGCATGTCACCCTGGATTTGAATGGGCAGGTGAAATTTGGGCCAGATGTTGAATGGATCAATGGTGTGGATGATGTTTCAAGCTTCTTGAATAG GTTTGATTACTCTGTATCTGCCAGTCGTGCGGAGAGATTCTATCCAGCCATACGAAAATACTATCCAAATCTCAAGGATGGGTCCTTGGAACCAGGATATGCAGGGATTCGGCCAAAACTTTCTGGTCCCCAGCAGTCTCCAAAGGATTTCGTGGTGCAG GGGGAAGACATTCATGGGATTTCTGGTCTTGTAAGCTTATTTGGAATTGAGTCACCTGGTCTAACATCAAGCATGGCAATTGCAGAATATGTCGTCTCAAGGTACTTGAATGTGCAATAA
- the LOC116205229 gene encoding probable U3 small nucleolar RNA-associated protein 11 — MSSLRNAIPRRAHKERSQPQARKKFGLLEKHKDYVVRAKAFHKKEETLRKLWEKAAFRNPDEFYFKMSKTRTVDGVHRPQSEANKYTPEELMLMKTQDIGYILQKVQSEKKKIEKLTATLHSLDNQSSSRHVYYAEDREEAKEIQSRSSKSGVLPASEDIPNHIKRKTAASYRELEARTSRVNELEKIYMDMAMQKELQKKGRKRKLREDEIVCPTSKPVYKWRTERKR, encoded by the exons ATGTCTTCCCTGAGGAACGCCATCCCAAGAAGGGCTCACAAGGAGCGGTCTCAGCC GCAAGCGAGGAAGAAGTTTGGGCTGCTAGAGAAGCACAAGGACTACGTCGTCCGAGCGAAGGCCTTCCACAAGAAGGAGGAGACCCTGCGGAAGCTCTGGGAGAAGGCGGCTTTCAGAAATCCCGATGAGTTCTACTTTAAGATGAGTAAGACCCGAACGGTCGACGGAGTCCATAGACCCCA GAGCGAGGCAAATAAGTATACTCCTGAGGAGCTGATGCTTATGAAGACTCAGGACATCGGGTATATTCTTCAGAAAGTGCAGAGCGAGAAGAAG AAAATTGAGAAACTCACTGCAACTTTGCACTCTCTCGATAATCAATCATCAAGCAGACATGTTTACTATGCCGAGGATAG GGAGGAGGCTAAAGAAATACAGTCTCGATCTTCTAAAAGTGGGGTATTGCCCGCTTCAGAGGACATTCCGAATCATATCAAAAG GAAAACAGCTGCTTCGTACAGAGAACTAGAGGCTAGAACAAGTAGAGTAAATGAATTGGAGAAAATCTACATGGATATGGCAATGCAGAAGGAACTACAG AAGAAGGGTAGGAAGCGGAAACTTCGCGAGGATGAAATCGTCTGCCCAACATCAAAACCTGTATACAAGTGGCGAACGGAACGGAAGCGCTGA